catggtggagggggggggggggggggcatagCCAACCCCCAGCCCTGCCAAACCCGCGGGGGGGGGCCATAccgccagcacagcccccccccaccaagcCAGGGGCaccccaggctgtgctggggggggggtgggaggggggtggggggggcccaAGCCATACCCCCCCCCATGGagcatcccccccacccccccccaagcacTCTATAGGGCAGGCCCCAGTGCAGagagcagcccccccccccggcagcgagccagccccgggggggggtccccggcccccagccctgtcTGCGTGCTCAGCCAGCACTGTgatccccagccccccccccgagcGCCAGACCGGGGcccccccttcctgccccccccccccagggaccacTTGTAAAACTTTAAtatgaaggaatttttttgtgtgtgttttttttctgatttttttttttttttcctcttttataacAGAAAGGACCTCAACCCCCTCCCCCCgaccccctcccccccacctcaaAACTGCCGCCGCGCACCCAGGTCCCCTCCCCTGTACAGCTCCGTGCCGGGggggccccatcctgccccctgccaaggtggggggggggcagcccccagcccctgtaGGGGTAGCGCCCACCATAGGCATAGTCGTTCTGTGTAGGGACCCCCCCCCATTTCTAGTCCCCAGAGCCTTTAGAGCCCCCGTTGcttatcaaaacaaaacaggggaccccccccccaacaaaaaaaagaaaaaaaaaaaaaaaagaaaaaaatttaaaaaaaaaaatcccaacccaccaaaaccccaccccaccaccccacccccccgcatcaataaatgtaatttgattttttttcagaaggtgcCGGCGTTCAGCTCTcgctttggggctggggggggctctgggggggggggggggggggggcaaggaaCCAGGTGagacgggggggggacacatgatGTGCTCCGGGTTTATTGGCGGGTACAAAGCTTCACAGTTTCGAGTTGGCGTCGGAGCCGGGCAGCCCCGAGCGCTTGGAGAGGCCGGGGGGGGGCCACAGGTCATGGACCCCCCCCCTCCGACCCCCAaatccaccccccccacccccccctaaAAAGCtgatatgaaatataaaaaagcaCCGGCTGTTAGTCGCCCCCGTCGACGTGgaggggggtccgggggggtcccggccggggggtgccgggACAGGGGTGCCCGTTGAGGTGGGCGGCCGCCGGTGCCTTTTTGGGGGCGAGGGGACAggcggcccccccggggcaggaGCGCTTCGGGCTGGGGACCGGCCGCTGCATCTTGTGCTCCAGCAGCATGTGGTTCTgggggggcagccccaggcaggccctgcgggggggtggggaaaaaaaaaagggggggcttAGGGATGGGAAGGGGAATGTGATGGCAGCGGGCAGCCCGTGAGCCAGGAGCCAGCAGTGGTGGGGACAGTGAGTGTGGGGCAACTGGGACCACTGGTGCTGGGAACCCCCTGAACTGGGCACTGGGACCGACCCACTTGTGCTGGGAACCCCCTGAACTGGGTGCTGGGacccctgggtgctgggacccccctgAATTGGGCACTGGGACCCACTGGTGTTGGGAACCCCCTGAACTGGGCACTGGGACCAACCCACTGGTGCTGGGAACCCCCCAGATTGGGCACTGGGAACCCCCTGAATTGGGCACTGGGACCCACTGGTGTTGGGAACCCCCTCAATTGGGTACTGGGACTGATCCACTGGTGCTGGGAACCCCCTGAACTGGGCACTGGGACCCACTGGTGTAGGACCCCCTGGGCATTAGGTACCGGGGTCTGTGGGTGTTGAACACCCACCCTGGGCATTGGGACCTGCTCCCACTGGGCACCCCAGGCACTGGGAACTGGGGACCCATCCGCACTGGGACCTGTTGGTGCTGGGCATCACCAGGACCCACCAGTATCGAACACCCCGGGCACTGGGACCAGCGTCTTTGGGCATCACGCACCAGGATGCACCGGCACTGGGACCCACTGGTGGCATCACCCAGGCTGTGGGCACCAGGACCTACTGGATTTGGCCACCCCACGTGTGGGTGCTGGGCACCCCCGGGCACTGGGACCCACAGACCCTGAGCGCTGGGTCCCACTGGTGTTGGCACGCTGGGTATCGCCCACCGGGTCACCTCTACAAGCTTTGGGTGCCACCACGGGCAGCGGGGTGGGTGGGATGTGGCCCCCATGAACCCGGGGACCCCCCAGGGGTACCTCAGGATGTTCTCGATGCAGCTGCGCTGGCGGAAGAGGGCGTTGACGACGGGGGTGCCCTCGGGCACCAGCGGGGCCTTGCAGAGGAAGGCGACGATGGAGAGGACGCTGTGGAAACCCTGGAACTCGGGGTCGGCCTCGGTGCAGAAGGTGACGCGTTGGCACAGCTCCGTCAGGATGGCCAAGTCCAGGATGATGGGGCTGGCCAGCAGCGAGTCCTGCGGGCACCGAGGGAGGGGGGTGAGCCACCCCCCCCACTCCCGGCCAAGACAAAACACCCCCCGCTCGCCCCCCACGCACCTCACACGTGTTGTGGATGACGATGGTGTTGGTGCCACCCATCATGATCTCCGACGTGTACTCGTCCAGCGCCCGTTTGCTGTCCCCCACGTAGGGCACGTACTTGATCACCACCTGCGAAGCCACGTCCCCGTCACCCCCCATCGTCAccgcgtgtccccccccacaccccaacccCCAACTCACGCAGTGGTCGGGCTTGTCCTGGGGGCCGTAGAGGATGGGGTTGGCCTGGACCGTGTCATCCACCACGTTGCTCTTGGAGATCTCCTTGGAGCGGAACTGCTGCGGGGCCGAGAGGTTCTTCCCGTCGTTGTTGCCCAGGTGGTTGTAGCTCACGATGGACTTGGTCTGGGCAGGGGGCACAGGCAGGTCACACCCCCCCACATCGCAGTCaggtccccccctccccaccctgccccgtcCCTACATACCTTCAGTCCAGCGCCCACCAAAAAATCCACCAGCACCGACTTGAGTTTGGTTTGACCCGACTTAAAGTCGTCGCCGCAGATGAAGACGCGGCGCTGGGCGGCCAATTCCACCGCCCCCGGCACGAAGGTGTTCTGGGGGGAGCCGTTGATGTAGGCGCAGCCCTCCAGGATGCTGGCCACGGCGAAGAGCGTGGACGGGGACACCTCCAGGCCTCGCTGCGGGGACACGGGGCGGCTCAGCACCAGCAGGGCAGTGGTGTCACCCCCCCTCCGGTGCCCTCCCCTTGTCCCCTGACCTCGATGGCCCGCAGCAGGTTGTCGGCGGTGTCGTTGAGCCCCGGCACGACGTCGCAGAAGCGCTCCGTGTTGGCCGTCCAGAGGACGATGACTTTATCCACCCCGCTGCTCTCCCTGAAGTCCCGGATGTCCCTGCGGATCTGCTCCACCTGCGACAGCACCGAGGGGGACACATCAGCGCGATGGCATCCCCCATGACCCCCCCACTaccactgccaccaccactgTCCCCCCCAGGACCTGCTCAGCCATGGAACCCCGGAGGACGTTGTCCGCCCGCTCCTCCTGGTTGGCGGCGATGAACTCGGGGATGTAGATGGAGGGTCGGGGCTTCATCTTCTCCAGGTGgggccagagctgctcctgcagcgGCCAGTCCAGCACCTCCGCCCGCCGCATGGCCTCCGCCAGGTTCAGTGAGGAGATGTCCCAGCCTGGGGGACAAGGGGTGACCCAAACTGCTCAGAGTCCCCCGCCCCATTGCAGggttccccccccacctccgaCTCCTCTGTGTCCCACCTACCATCAAAAACGATGTCGTTGGGGTGCACCATGGGCAGCAGGTCCCGGAAAGGCACGTAGACGTCACCGCTGGGACCGGTGCCCAGGCAGACGGTGGAGGCTTGGAGCAGGGAGCCGTagtagttggctttctgggatggaGAATGCAAAGATGAGCTGCCAGCATgaggagggggggtccccagcacccccaaacctcACCCGCCATGCTGGGGAACCCACTTGCGCTCCCCACGCCACGTGCAGCCGTGTGCGTGCCCTtagtgtgtgcacacgtgtgtgcatgcaGCCGGGGGGGTGTTACACGAGCTGGGGGCCCCCCCACACCGTGCCACAGCCAGATccacgccccccgcccccggtgctgccccctccccagcctggcgCCAGCCCCATGCCCCCCCCTACACCCCCAAACCAGGGGGCTGAGGCTGCAGCCCACCTCCgcaggggcagggagagggggtgCAGCACCCGGGTGCAGATGGGAGCAGCTGAGCTCCGTGTCCTCATATCCCTG
The Strix uralensis isolate ZFMK-TIS-50842 chromosome 27, bStrUra1, whole genome shotgun sequence DNA segment above includes these coding regions:
- the ISYNA1 gene encoding inositol-3-phosphate synthase 1, which encodes MAETFLVESPDVTYSKDFIEAKYMYSTVHVCKENGVTKVRPCSTRFTFRTGRQVPRLGVMLVGWGGNNGTTVTAAVLANKLGLSWMTKTGRKKANYYGSLLQASTVCLGTGPSGDVYVPFRDLLPMVHPNDIVFDGWDISSLNLAEAMRRAEVLDWPLQEQLWPHLEKMKPRPSIYIPEFIAANQEERADNVLRGSMAEQVEQIRRDIRDFRESSGVDKVIVLWTANTERFCDVVPGLNDTADNLLRAIERGLEVSPSTLFAVASILEGCAYINGSPQNTFVPGAVELAAQRRVFICGDDFKSGQTKLKSVLVDFLVGAGLKTKSIVSYNHLGNNDGKNLSAPQQFRSKEISKSNVVDDTVQANPILYGPQDKPDHCVVIKYVPYVGDSKRALDEYTSEIMMGGTNTIVIHNTCEDSLLASPIILDLAILTELCQRVTFCTEADPEFQGFHSVLSIVAFLCKAPLVPEGTPVVNALFRQRSCIENILRACLGLPPQNHMLLEHKMQRPVPSPKRSCPGGAACPLAPKKAPAAAHLNGHPCPGTPRPGPPRTPLHVDGGD